A region of Mammaliicoccus sp. Dog046 DNA encodes the following proteins:
- the gltC gene encoding glutamate biosynthesis transcriptional regulator GltC — MEIKQLIYFREVALREHISEAALELEIAQSAVSRQIANLEKELNTTLFLREGRNVKLTDSGEKLLSQTNQILNLIDETKELFIHNEQSGSPTIKLAYTESYVSQALPAIIKSYERDFNIDIRPIMMTPVEIEEALISHQIDVALCELTPKLLNNKYTIKHTLFEETYNLYVHNQNDLSMNPKPPLSQLSHQYIYHFNTLPEQISQLIKKHASQKTYPISNVALLKQTLLSQKGVLIIPDYLSNGIDNEHLVKIPLTHTELKRTIYIVFQENNQNNQLNSFIQHARSLLQRQATYH; from the coding sequence ATGGAGATTAAACAATTAATTTATTTTAGAGAAGTTGCTTTAAGAGAGCACATTTCAGAGGCAGCTTTAGAATTAGAAATTGCACAATCTGCAGTCAGCAGACAAATCGCTAATTTAGAAAAAGAATTGAATACGACTTTATTTTTAAGAGAAGGTCGAAACGTTAAATTGACAGATAGTGGAGAAAAGCTCCTCTCACAAACGAATCAAATATTAAATTTAATCGACGAAACGAAAGAACTGTTTATTCATAATGAACAAAGTGGTTCACCTACTATAAAGTTAGCTTATACCGAAAGTTATGTTTCGCAGGCACTCCCAGCAATTATTAAATCTTATGAGAGAGACTTTAACATAGACATTCGTCCGATCATGATGACACCTGTCGAAATTGAAGAAGCGCTCATCTCTCATCAAATCGATGTCGCACTCTGCGAATTAACGCCTAAATTACTTAACAATAAATATACAATCAAACACACATTATTTGAGGAAACGTACAATCTCTATGTGCATAACCAAAATGATTTATCGATGAATCCGAAACCGCCTTTATCACAACTTAGTCATCAATATATTTATCATTTCAACACGTTACCTGAACAGATTTCTCAACTTATCAAAAAACATGCATCACAGAAGACTTATCCAATATCAAACGTAGCTTTACTTAAACAAACGCTTCTATCTCAAAAAGGCGTACTCATCATACCCGATTATTTAAGTAACGGTATAGACAACGAGCACCTCGTTAAAATACCACTCACACATACCGAATTAAAAAGAACCATTTATATCGTTTTTCAAGAAAACAATCAAAACAATCAATTAAACTCATTCATCCAACACGCGCGTTCTTTATTACAAAGACAAGCAACATATCATTAA
- a CDS encoding YibE/F family protein, translating to MNIQLKQPFNLAIISFIILVIGAVIFTQHNTQFYKTPIGQITQITNKQSETTIDQNKNKDTLHKEHIHIKVLNGKYKGDTLTLSHKYTDSLSDSEKYNKNDKLLLSYKGKEDTAIIKGLKRDSSVVLMIGIFLLTLLIVGRKSGLNSIISLTINITVLLMVIDYFMKHGNQHFFSLMSVTVIFSTIVSLLLVSGFKRKTYVAIISTLLGTFLSIGISQLVMTLTNSNGIKYETMSFLTIQPTQIFLASVLIGSLGAVMDVAITLTSSLYEIKAQQPNISLKQLRQSGINIGKDIMGTMTNILFFAYLSGSIPMIILYFKNSNTVTYTLSMNWSLEITRALMGGIGIVITIPITIFVAMIFLKREEANR from the coding sequence ATGAATATACAACTCAAACAACCCTTTAACTTGGCCATCATTAGTTTCATCATTCTCGTGATAGGCGCAGTTATCTTCACGCAACATAATACTCAGTTTTACAAAACGCCCATTGGACAAATCACACAAATTACCAACAAGCAAAGTGAAACGACTATTGATCAAAATAAAAACAAAGACACATTGCACAAAGAACATATCCATATCAAAGTATTAAACGGCAAATATAAAGGAGACACGCTGACACTCTCCCATAAATATACCGATTCTTTGTCAGACTCTGAAAAATATAATAAAAATGATAAATTGCTACTATCGTATAAAGGAAAAGAAGACACCGCCATTATTAAAGGATTAAAACGTGATTCATCCGTTGTATTAATGATTGGTATCTTCCTATTAACACTACTCATCGTTGGAAGAAAGTCAGGTTTGAATTCCATCATTTCACTGACAATCAATATCACGGTATTACTCATGGTTATTGATTATTTCATGAAACATGGTAACCAACACTTCTTCTCACTAATGTCAGTGACGGTTATCTTTTCAACAATTGTATCTTTATTGTTAGTAAGCGGCTTTAAACGAAAGACCTATGTCGCCATTATCTCTACATTACTTGGTACATTTTTAAGTATCGGGATTTCACAATTGGTTATGACACTGACAAATAGCAATGGTATAAAATATGAAACTATGAGTTTCTTAACGATACAACCGACACAGATTTTTCTAGCATCCGTACTCATCGGCTCTCTTGGAGCGGTTATGGATGTCGCTATTACATTAACAAGTTCTTTATATGAAATTAAAGCACAACAGCCAAATATTTCTTTAAAACAATTAAGACAGTCCGGTATAAATATTGGTAAAGATATAATGGGAACAATGACAAACATTTTATTCTTCGCTTATTTATCAGGTAGTATTCCAATGATTATCCTCTATTTCAAAAATAGCAACACCGTTACATATACATTATCTATGAACTGGTCTTTAGAAATAACAAGAGCACTCATGGGTGGTATCGGTATAGTCATCACCATACCTATTACCATTTTCGTAGCGATGATATTTTTAAAGAGAGAGGAGGCTAACCGATGA
- a CDS encoding YibE/F family protein — protein MNTTFVLALVLLALMIIFGGKKGFRSFITLFLNLITLFIALILIVYKTPIFIVLIIFCLLIACINLFYINEYNTKTIAAFIATILSTLILIGLIYYIVDISMLQGFTEEEQDETYIFSMNVGINYAQLMVFTIVLAVIAAVIDLSISISSPMYELYEAHPNISLNQLFKSGLTIGRDILSTTTNTIYFAYIGGQITLFFWFGKLNYTFGEIINAKIFAAEIISILLGGIAVSIAIPITSAITVQLIKKSQLKHDNNEKAQDN, from the coding sequence ATGAACACAACATTCGTATTAGCTCTCGTATTGTTGGCACTTATGATTATATTCGGTGGTAAAAAAGGCTTCCGCTCTTTTATCACATTGTTCTTAAATTTAATAACATTATTTATAGCATTGATACTCATCGTATATAAAACACCTATATTTATTGTATTGATTATCTTCTGCCTGTTAATCGCGTGTATTAACTTGTTCTATATTAACGAATATAATACAAAGACCATTGCCGCCTTTATCGCAACAATCCTATCAACGTTAATATTAATAGGACTCATATACTACATCGTCGACATTTCAATGTTGCAAGGATTTACAGAAGAAGAACAAGATGAGACATATATCTTTTCAATGAACGTTGGTATCAACTACGCACAACTAATGGTATTCACCATAGTGCTAGCCGTCATAGCAGCAGTCATAGACTTAAGCATATCCATCAGTTCACCTATGTATGAATTATATGAAGCACATCCAAATATATCCCTGAACCAACTATTCAAATCAGGATTAACGATAGGACGAGATATACTCTCAACAACAACAAATACCATTTACTTCGCCTACATAGGCGGACAAATCACGTTGTTCTTCTGGTTCGGAAAATTGAATTATACATTTGGAGAAATTATTAATGCTAAAATATTCGCTGCAGAAATTATATCCATCCTATTAGGAGGCATCGCAGTCAGTATCGCTATACCAATCACATCAGCCATCACTGTACAGCTGATCAAAAAATCTCAACTTAAACATGATAATAATGAAAAAGCCCAGGACAATTAA
- a CDS encoding DNA-3-methyladenine glycosylase translates to MDFINRTTEQIAADLLGVRMIHETKDITYTGFIVETEAYIGKIDQASHSFNGRQTNSVQSLYCEGGTIYAHSMHKQLLINFVAQEEGEPQGILIRAIEPEFGIEQMIMNRNGRLGIELTNGPGKLTQALNISKSLDGTKINAGCLKIDTQHRKFPKNIDTSPRIGVPNKGEWTDKPLRFTVSGHPYISKARKRDSIPSHETWK, encoded by the coding sequence ATGGATTTTATTAATAGAACAACAGAGCAAATAGCTGCTGACTTGCTTGGTGTGAGAATGATACATGAAACGAAAGACATCACATACACAGGCTTTATCGTTGAAACAGAAGCTTACATTGGAAAAATAGACCAAGCATCTCATTCATTTAATGGAAGACAAACGAACAGTGTTCAGTCACTTTATTGCGAAGGTGGCACTATTTATGCCCACTCTATGCACAAACAATTATTGATTAATTTTGTTGCGCAAGAAGAAGGTGAACCTCAAGGCATATTGATTAGAGCCATCGAACCAGAATTCGGTATTGAACAAATGATAATGAATCGAAATGGTAGATTAGGTATTGAACTAACAAACGGTCCAGGAAAACTTACACAGGCACTGAATATTTCTAAATCATTAGATGGTACGAAAATCAATGCAGGTTGTCTTAAAATTGACACACAACATCGAAAGTTCCCTAAGAACATCGATACATCGCCAAGAATAGGCGTTCCTAACAAGGGAGAATGGACAGATAAACCTTTACGATTCACCGTTTCCGGCCATCCATACATTTCAAAAGCTAGAAAACGCGACTCAATACCAAGTCATGAAACATGGAAATAA
- a CDS encoding ring-cleaving dioxygenase, which translates to MVKILGHHHISMLTKDAKLNKDFYVNQLGLRMYLKSVNQDDPSMYHLFYGDEVGTPGTSLTFFEIKPMGQTYKGTNTISRIGLLVPSEESLSYWKERFEKLDVDHDAVGIYNGMMALHFRDHEGLEMVLLPNEDRKTPQDWRNNRYTDVPNEHQIMGMGPIEFKIDDVSEMKDFLENDLNFELVDSESELIYTIDQAGLYSDIVLKEEKGTKERPGKGSVHHLALSVADEDELNKVKSLLDDKEVVHSGIVDRDFFKSLYYRHSHILIEFATEGPGLPYDDVEQIGQNLDLPEFLEDRREEIENNLEPI; encoded by the coding sequence ATGGTAAAAATTTTAGGGCATCATCATATTTCAATGTTAACGAAAGATGCAAAGTTGAATAAAGATTTTTATGTTAATCAATTAGGTTTACGTATGTACTTAAAGTCAGTGAATCAAGATGATCCTTCAATGTACCACTTGTTTTATGGAGATGAAGTGGGAACACCGGGTACGTCTTTAACATTTTTTGAAATTAAGCCGATGGGTCAGACTTATAAAGGTACGAATACAATATCGAGAATTGGATTATTAGTGCCATCTGAGGAGAGTTTGTCATATTGGAAAGAACGTTTTGAAAAATTAGATGTCGATCATGATGCAGTTGGTATTTATAACGGCATGATGGCATTGCATTTTAGAGACCATGAAGGTTTAGAAATGGTGTTATTACCAAACGAAGATAGAAAAACACCACAAGATTGGCGAAATAATAGATACACTGATGTGCCGAATGAACACCAAATCATGGGTATGGGGCCAATCGAATTTAAAATAGATGACGTTTCTGAAATGAAAGATTTCCTAGAAAATGATTTGAATTTCGAGTTGGTTGATTCGGAAAGTGAATTGATTTATACAATTGATCAAGCAGGATTGTATAGTGATATTGTGTTGAAAGAAGAAAAAGGTACTAAAGAAAGACCAGGAAAAGGCAGTGTTCATCATTTAGCTTTATCAGTAGCTGATGAAGATGAACTTAATAAAGTGAAATCATTATTAGATGATAAAGAAGTGGTACACTCAGGAATCGTAGATAGAGACTTCTTTAAGAGTCTGTATTACAGACATTCGCATATATTAATCGAATTCGCGACAGAAGGACCAGGATTACCGTATGATGATGTTGAACAAATAGGGCAAAACCTAGATTTACCAGAATTTCTTGAAGACCGAAGAGAAGAAATTGAAAATAATTTAGAACCTATATAA